One Streptomyces sp. B21-105 genomic region harbors:
- a CDS encoding glycerol-3-phosphate dehydrogenase/oxidase: MTSQSTLQSVPALGTRPASGSNPSRAETREQLSKASYDLLVIGGGILGISTAWHAAQSGLRVALVDAGDFAGATSSASSKLLHGGLRYLQTGAVKLVAENHFERRAVSRQVAPHLANPLTFYLPVYKGGPHGAAKLGAGVFAYSALSAFGDGVGHLLSPAKAARDVPELRTDNLKAVAVYGDDQMNDARMALMTVRAAVEAGAVVLNHAEVSGLRFTRGRVTGADLRDRLCGDEFGVNARLVLNATGPWVDHLRRMEDPDAAPSIRLSKGAHLVLKRTAPWRAALATPIDKYRITFALPWEDMLLLGTTDEEFEGDPAEVAVTEKDTAQILDEAAFSIRDQQLDRDLITYAFAGLRVLPGGPGDTAKAKRETVVTEGRGGMLSVAGGKWTTFRHIGRTVMQKLEALPGHPLGDDFEPISSLPKKLPLPGVANPRAVAHRLLVDNPAPGPRMAADTAKHLATHYGSLAFDIARLANDNPELAARVHPDAPEIWAQVVYARDNEWAETADDVLRRRTTLTIRGLATDDVRARVQDLLDKK, from the coding sequence ATGACCAGTCAGTCCACCCTGCAGTCCGTGCCTGCCCTGGGGACGCGCCCGGCGTCCGGCTCCAACCCGAGCCGCGCCGAGACCCGGGAGCAGCTCTCCAAGGCGTCGTACGACCTCCTCGTCATCGGCGGCGGCATCCTGGGCATCTCCACCGCCTGGCACGCCGCGCAGTCCGGCCTCAGGGTGGCCCTGGTCGACGCCGGCGACTTCGCCGGCGCCACCTCCTCCGCCTCCTCCAAGCTGCTCCACGGCGGTCTGCGCTACCTGCAGACCGGCGCGGTGAAGCTGGTGGCGGAGAACCACTTCGAGCGCCGTGCGGTCTCCCGGCAGGTGGCCCCCCACCTGGCGAACCCGCTCACGTTCTACCTCCCCGTGTACAAGGGCGGGCCGCACGGCGCGGCGAAGCTCGGGGCGGGCGTGTTCGCCTACTCCGCGCTGTCGGCGTTCGGCGACGGCGTCGGTCATCTCCTGTCCCCGGCCAAGGCCGCGCGGGACGTGCCCGAGCTGCGCACCGACAACCTCAAGGCCGTGGCCGTGTACGGCGACGACCAGATGAACGACGCGCGCATGGCGCTGATGACGGTCCGCGCGGCCGTCGAGGCGGGCGCGGTGGTCCTGAACCACGCCGAGGTGTCGGGCCTGCGTTTCACCAGGGGCCGGGTCACCGGCGCGGACCTGCGCGACCGGCTCTGCGGCGACGAGTTCGGCGTCAACGCCCGGCTGGTGCTGAACGCGACCGGCCCGTGGGTGGACCACCTGCGCCGGATGGAGGACCCGGACGCGGCGCCGTCCATCCGCCTGTCGAAGGGCGCGCACCTCGTCCTGAAGCGCACCGCGCCCTGGCGGGCCGCGCTCGCCACCCCCATCGACAAGTACCGCATCACCTTCGCCCTCCCCTGGGAGGACATGCTGCTGCTCGGCACCACCGACGAGGAGTTCGAGGGCGACCCGGCGGAGGTGGCGGTCACCGAGAAGGACACCGCGCAGATACTCGACGAGGCCGCGTTCTCCATCCGCGACCAGCAGCTCGACCGTGACCTGATCACGTACGCCTTCGCCGGTCTGCGGGTGCTGCCGGGCGGCCCCGGCGACACCGCGAAGGCCAAGCGCGAGACCGTCGTCACCGAGGGCCGGGGCGGCATGCTGTCCGTCGCGGGCGGCAAGTGGACCACGTTCCGGCACATCGGCCGGACGGTCATGCAGAAGCTGGAGGCGCTGCCGGGCCACCCGCTGGGCGACGACTTCGAACCGATCTCCTCGCTGCCGAAGAAGCTGCCGCTGCCCGGCGTCGCCAACCCGCGCGCGGTCGCCCACCGGCTGCTGGTCGACAACCCGGCGCCCGGCCCGCGCATGGCCGCCGACACGGCGAAGCACCTGGCGACCCACTACGGCTCGCTGGCCTTCGACATCGCTCGGCTGGCCAACGACAACCCCGAGCTGGCCGCGCGCGTCCACCCGGACGCCCCGGAGATCTGGGCGCAGGTCGTCTACGCGCGCGACAACGAGTGGGCCGAGACGGCGGACGACGTGCTGCGCCGCCGTACGACGCTGACCATCCGCGGTCTCGCCACGGACGACGTGCGCGCCAGGGTGCAGGACCTGCTCGACAAGAAGTGA
- the mshC gene encoding cysteine--1-D-myo-inosityl 2-amino-2-deoxy-alpha-D-glucopyranoside ligase, with product MHAWPASEVPALPGQGRDLRIHDTATGGLVSLAPGPVARIYVCGITPYDATHMGHAATYNAFDLVQRVWLDTKRQVHYVQNVTDVDDPLLERAERDGVDWVALAEKETALFREDMTALRMLPPQDYIGAVEAIPGIVPLVERLRDAGAAYELEGDVYFSVESDPHFGEVSNLDAAAMRLLSAERGGDPDRPGKKNPLDPMLWMAAREGEPSWDGGSLGRGRPGWHIECVAIALDHLGMGFDVQGGGSDLAFPHHEMGASHAQALTGEFPMAKAYVHAGMVALDGEKMSKSRGNLVFVSRLRQDGVDPAAIRLTLLAHHYRADWEWTDQVLADAEARLGRWRAAVSRPDGPPAEALVDEIRSALANDLDAPAALAAVDRWAALQQERGGTDIGAPGVVSRAVDALLGVAL from the coding sequence ATGCATGCCTGGCCCGCTTCCGAGGTCCCCGCCCTGCCTGGTCAGGGCCGCGACCTGAGGATCCACGACACCGCGACCGGCGGCTTGGTCTCCCTCGCCCCCGGTCCCGTCGCCCGTATCTACGTCTGCGGCATCACTCCGTACGACGCGACCCACATGGGTCACGCGGCGACCTACAACGCGTTCGACCTCGTTCAGCGCGTGTGGCTCGACACCAAGCGGCAGGTTCACTACGTCCAGAACGTGACCGACGTCGACGATCCGCTGCTGGAGCGAGCCGAGCGCGACGGCGTCGACTGGGTCGCCCTGGCCGAGAAGGAGACGGCCCTCTTCCGCGAGGACATGACCGCCCTGCGGATGCTCCCGCCGCAGGACTACATAGGCGCCGTCGAGGCGATACCCGGCATCGTCCCGCTCGTCGAGCGCCTGAGGGACGCGGGCGCCGCCTACGAACTCGAGGGCGACGTCTACTTCTCCGTCGAGTCCGACCCGCACTTCGGCGAGGTCTCGAACCTGGACGCGGCGGCCATGCGGCTGCTGTCCGCCGAGCGCGGCGGCGACCCGGACCGCCCGGGCAAGAAGAACCCGCTCGACCCGATGCTGTGGATGGCGGCCCGCGAGGGCGAGCCCAGCTGGGACGGCGGCTCGCTCGGCCGGGGCCGCCCCGGCTGGCACATCGAGTGCGTGGCCATCGCGCTGGACCACCTCGGGATGGGCTTCGACGTGCAGGGCGGCGGCTCCGACCTCGCCTTCCCGCACCACGAGATGGGCGCCTCCCACGCCCAGGCGCTCACCGGCGAGTTCCCCATGGCCAAGGCGTACGTCCACGCCGGCATGGTCGCCCTCGACGGCGAGAAGATGTCGAAGTCACGGGGCAACCTCGTCTTCGTCTCCCGGCTGCGTCAGGACGGCGTCGACCCCGCGGCGATCCGGCTCACGCTCCTCGCCCACCACTACCGCGCCGACTGGGAGTGGACCGACCAGGTCCTCGCCGACGCCGAGGCCCGCCTCGGCCGCTGGCGCGCCGCGGTCTCCCGGCCCGACGGGCCGCCCGCCGAGGCTCTCGTCGACGAGATCCGGTCAGCCCTCGCGAACGACCTCGACGCACCCGCCGCGCTGGCCGCCGTCGACCGCTGGGCCGCGCTCCAGCAGGAGCGGGGCGGCACCGACATCGGCGCCCCCGGAGTCGTGTCGCGTGCGGTGGACGCCCTGCTGGGTGTGGCCCTGTAA
- the corA gene encoding magnesium/cobalt transporter CorA, whose protein sequence is MIVDCAIYRDGRRTQGPQDFSDAVDEARSAGGFVWIGLHEPTEKEFEHVTREFGLHPLAVEDALKAHQRPKLEVYDDSLFLVFKPVVYEPESDTVSSGEVMVFLGDSFLVTVRHGDGAPLAAVRRRLEDEPELLAKGPTAVVYAIADATVDHYLDVATELQTDLEELETEVFSPDGGGSRNTASRIYTFKRQILEFRRATGPLGPPLSRLAGTGAFGSGVPFVNDKARPFFRDVHDHLTRVNESVEGLDRLVTDILSAHLAQMSVRQNDDMRKISAWAAMAAVPTMIAGIYGMNFEHMPELRWVWSYPAVIALMGVLEVLLFRLFKQRGWL, encoded by the coding sequence GTGATCGTCGACTGTGCCATCTACCGTGACGGGCGCCGCACGCAGGGCCCGCAGGACTTCTCCGACGCCGTGGACGAGGCGCGTTCCGCGGGCGGGTTCGTGTGGATCGGGCTGCACGAACCCACCGAGAAGGAGTTCGAGCACGTCACCCGGGAGTTCGGGCTGCACCCGCTCGCCGTCGAGGACGCCCTCAAGGCCCACCAGCGGCCCAAGCTGGAGGTCTACGACGACTCGCTGTTCCTGGTGTTCAAGCCGGTCGTCTACGAGCCCGAGAGCGACACCGTCTCCTCCGGCGAGGTGATGGTGTTCCTCGGCGACTCGTTCCTGGTGACCGTCCGGCACGGCGACGGCGCGCCGCTGGCCGCAGTGCGCCGCCGGCTGGAGGACGAGCCGGAGCTGCTCGCCAAAGGGCCGACGGCGGTGGTGTACGCGATCGCCGACGCCACCGTGGACCACTACCTGGACGTGGCGACCGAGCTGCAGACCGACCTGGAGGAGCTGGAGACGGAGGTGTTCTCGCCGGACGGCGGCGGTTCGCGCAACACCGCGTCGCGGATCTACACCTTCAAGCGGCAGATCCTGGAGTTCCGCAGGGCGACCGGTCCGCTGGGGCCGCCGCTGAGCCGGCTGGCCGGCACCGGCGCGTTCGGTTCGGGCGTGCCGTTCGTGAACGACAAGGCGCGGCCCTTCTTCCGTGACGTCCACGATCACCTCACGCGCGTGAACGAGTCCGTGGAGGGGCTGGACCGGCTGGTGACGGACATCCTGTCGGCGCATCTGGCGCAGATGAGCGTCCGGCAGAACGACGACATGCGGAAGATCTCCGCGTGGGCGGCGATGGCCGCCGTCCCCACGATGATCGCTGGGATCTACGGCATGAACTTCGAGCACATGCCGGAACTTCGCTGGGTGTGGTCGTATCCGGCGGTCATCGCGCTGATGGGCGTGCTCGAGGTGTTGCTGTTCCGGCTGTTCAAGCAGCGCGGCTGGCTGTAG
- a CDS encoding histidine phosphatase family protein: protein MPTLILVRHGRSTANTSAVLAGWTPGVALDERGAAQAAALPARLEALPLAEVVASPLQRCQETIRPLLDARPGLRAHTEERIGECHYGDWSGRKLAELMDEPLMEVVQSHPSAAAFPGGESMRAMQTRAAEAVREWNARVERDHGADAVYLMCSHGDIIKSLVADALGLHLDLFQRISVEPCSVTAIRYTRLRPFLVRLGDTGDLASLAPREAPPTGDATVGGGAGAP, encoded by the coding sequence ATGCCCACGCTGATCCTCGTCCGGCACGGCCGGTCCACCGCCAACACCTCCGCCGTGCTCGCCGGCTGGACGCCCGGAGTCGCCCTCGACGAGCGGGGCGCCGCGCAGGCCGCCGCGCTGCCCGCGAGGCTCGAGGCGCTGCCCCTCGCGGAGGTCGTCGCGAGCCCCCTGCAGCGCTGCCAGGAGACGATCCGCCCCCTCCTCGACGCCCGCCCCGGCCTGCGCGCGCACACCGAAGAGCGGATCGGGGAGTGCCACTACGGCGACTGGTCCGGCCGCAAGCTCGCCGAGCTGATGGACGAACCGCTGATGGAGGTCGTGCAGTCGCACCCCTCCGCCGCCGCCTTCCCCGGCGGGGAGTCCATGCGGGCCATGCAGACCCGTGCCGCGGAGGCGGTCCGCGAGTGGAACGCGCGCGTGGAACGCGACCACGGCGCCGACGCCGTCTATCTGATGTGCTCGCACGGCGACATCATCAAGTCGCTCGTCGCGGACGCCCTCGGACTGCATCTCGACCTCTTCCAGCGGATCTCCGTCGAACCCTGTTCCGTCACCGCGATCCGTTACACCCGGCTGCGCCCCTTTCTCGTACGCCTCGGCGACACCGGCGACCTCGCCTCCCTCGCACCGCGCGAGGCGCCGCCGACCGGGGACGCCACGGTCGGGGGCGGTGCGGGCGCACCGTGA
- a CDS encoding MIP/aquaporin family protein has protein sequence MSSSDIFIGETIGTAILILLGGGVCAAVTLKASKARNAGWLAITFGWGFAVLTAVYTSAPLSGAHLNPAVTLALAIKDDDWSNVPVYWAGQLLGAAIGATLVWIAYYGQFHAHLTDRDIVGGPDAQSTEGKAVEAQEPGAGPVLGVFSTGPEVRVVWQNLATEIIGTIVLVLAVLTQGLNDKGNGLGNLGALITALVVVSIGLSLGGPTGYAINPARDLGPRIVHALLPLPNKGGSDWSYAWIPVAGPLIGGAIAAGIYNVAFA, from the coding sequence GTGTCCAGCTCCGACATCTTCATCGGCGAGACCATCGGTACCGCCATACTCATCCTGCTCGGCGGCGGCGTCTGCGCCGCCGTGACGCTGAAGGCCTCCAAGGCCCGCAACGCCGGCTGGCTCGCCATCACCTTCGGGTGGGGTTTCGCCGTTCTGACGGCCGTCTACACCTCGGCGCCCCTCTCCGGCGCCCACCTCAACCCGGCGGTCACCCTCGCACTCGCGATCAAGGACGACGACTGGAGCAACGTTCCGGTCTACTGGGCCGGACAGCTGCTCGGCGCCGCGATCGGCGCCACCCTGGTCTGGATCGCCTACTACGGCCAGTTCCACGCGCACCTCACCGACAGGGACATAGTCGGCGGTCCGGACGCGCAGTCGACCGAGGGCAAGGCCGTAGAGGCGCAGGAGCCGGGCGCGGGCCCCGTCCTGGGCGTCTTCTCCACCGGCCCGGAGGTCCGCGTCGTCTGGCAGAACCTGGCCACGGAGATCATCGGCACGATCGTGCTTGTCCTCGCCGTCCTCACGCAGGGCCTGAACGACAAGGGCAACGGCCTCGGGAACCTCGGCGCGCTGATCACCGCGCTCGTCGTGGTGTCGATCGGCCTCTCTCTCGGCGGCCCCACCGGCTACGCGATCAACCCGGCCCGCGACCTCGGTCCGCGCATCGTGCATGCCCTCCTGCCCCTGCCCAACAAGGGCGGCTCCGACTGGAGCTACGCCTGGATCCCGGTGGCCGGTCCGCTGATCGGCGGTGCGATCGCCGCAGGCATCTACAACGTCGCCTTTGCTTAA
- a CDS encoding DUF3090 domain-containing protein, producing MSRQVFLYDPPDRFVAGTVGLPGRRTFFLQATAGTRVTSVALEKTQVAALAERMDELLDEVVRRSGGSAAVPAVSPAENTDTAPLDTPIEEEFRVGTMALAWDGEEQRMIVEAQALVELEADSEEDLAEAEEKLLQDEENGPPMLRVRLSGSQARAFAKRALDVVNAGRPPCPLCSLPLDPEGHVCPRQNGYRRGA from the coding sequence GTGTCCCGTCAGGTGTTCCTCTACGACCCCCCGGACCGCTTCGTGGCCGGTACGGTCGGACTGCCCGGGCGCCGTACCTTCTTCCTCCAGGCCACCGCCGGTACCCGGGTGACCAGCGTGGCCCTGGAGAAGACCCAGGTCGCCGCACTCGCCGAGCGGATGGACGAACTGCTCGACGAGGTCGTCCGGCGCAGCGGCGGCAGCGCCGCGGTACCCGCCGTGTCGCCCGCCGAGAACACCGACACGGCGCCCCTCGACACCCCGATCGAGGAGGAGTTCCGGGTCGGCACCATGGCCCTCGCCTGGGACGGCGAGGAACAGCGCATGATCGTCGAGGCGCAGGCCCTGGTGGAACTCGAGGCGGACTCCGAGGAGGATCTCGCGGAGGCCGAGGAGAAACTCCTCCAGGACGAGGAGAACGGACCGCCGATGCTGCGGGTCCGGCTCAGCGGCTCCCAGGCGAGGGCCTTCGCCAAGCGCGCCCTCGACGTCGTCAACGCCGGCCGCCCGCCGTGCCCGCTGTGCAGCCTGCCGCTCGACCCGGAAGGACATGTATGTCCGCGCCAGAACGGATACCGCCGGGGCGCGTGA
- a CDS encoding PAC2 family protein, with amino-acid sequence MIELEGVPELIDPVMVAAFEGWNDAGDAASTAVAHLEREWKGEVFAALDAEDYYDFQVNRPTVWLDAGVRKITWPTTRLSVVRVGGDKPRDLVLVRGIEPSMRWRSFCNELLGFAHELGVELVVVLGALLGDTPHTRPVPISGTTSDADLAQRMGLEETKYEGPTGIVGVLQEACTHAGVPAVSLWAAVPHYVSQPPNPKATLALLNRLEDLIDVRIPLGELPEDARAWQVGVDQLAAEDTEVAEYVQTLEEARDTAELPEASGEAIAREFERYLRRRDGGGPPDPGERTRPPRPPKPSEEPTDDGDSSEE; translated from the coding sequence GTGATCGAGCTCGAGGGGGTTCCCGAGCTGATCGACCCGGTCATGGTGGCCGCGTTCGAGGGCTGGAACGACGCCGGCGACGCAGCCTCCACCGCGGTCGCGCATCTGGAGCGGGAGTGGAAGGGCGAGGTGTTCGCGGCGCTGGACGCCGAGGACTACTACGACTTCCAGGTGAACCGTCCCACGGTGTGGCTGGACGCAGGCGTGCGCAAGATCACCTGGCCGACGACGAGACTGTCCGTGGTCCGGGTCGGCGGTGACAAGCCCCGCGACCTGGTGCTGGTACGTGGTATCGAACCGTCGATGCGCTGGCGCTCGTTCTGCAACGAGCTGCTCGGCTTCGCCCACGAGTTGGGCGTGGAGCTGGTGGTCGTCCTGGGCGCGCTGCTCGGCGACACCCCGCACACCCGTCCGGTGCCGATCAGCGGGACGACGTCGGACGCGGACCTGGCGCAGCGGATGGGCCTGGAGGAGACCAAGTACGAGGGCCCCACGGGCATCGTCGGCGTCCTCCAGGAGGCGTGCACGCACGCCGGGGTGCCCGCGGTGAGTCTGTGGGCGGCCGTGCCGCACTACGTCTCGCAGCCGCCGAACCCGAAGGCGACGCTGGCCCTCCTGAACCGTCTGGAGGACCTGATCGACGTCCGCATCCCACTGGGCGAGCTGCCCGAGGACGCGCGTGCCTGGCAGGTGGGCGTGGACCAGCTGGCGGCCGAGGACACCGAGGTCGCCGAGTACGTGCAGACGCTGGAGGAGGCCCGGGACACCGCGGAGCTGCCGGAGGCGTCGGGCGAGGCGATCGCCCGCGAGTTCGAGCGGTATCTGCGGCGGCGGGACGGCGGCGGCCCGCCCGACCCCGGGGAGCGGACCCGTCCCCCTCGGCCGCCGAAGCCGAGCGAGGAGCCCACCGACGACGGCGATTCGTCGGAGGAGTGA
- a CDS encoding SCO1664 family protein, with product MSAPERIPPGRVTTTDPATAALLAHGELTVRGRIREASNAALYCTVADEGREAACVYKPVAGERPLWDFPDGTLAGREVAAYEVSEVTGWGLVPPTVLREGPYGEGMCQLWIETAPEAELLALVDAQEPGPGWKAVGFADVGEGRTALLVHADDERLRRLAVLDAVINNADRKGGHLLPTADGRLYGIDHGVTFNAENKLRTLLWGWAGEPLTGEAVDVLKGLKGALEPDGRLTAALSALITPAELDATRARTEALLEAGTHPEPTGDWPAIPWPPV from the coding sequence ATGTCCGCGCCAGAACGGATACCGCCGGGGCGCGTGACGACCACCGACCCCGCCACCGCCGCACTCCTCGCGCACGGTGAGCTCACCGTCCGCGGACGCATCCGGGAGGCCTCGAACGCGGCGCTGTACTGCACCGTCGCCGACGAGGGCAGGGAGGCCGCCTGCGTCTACAAACCCGTCGCCGGCGAGCGGCCGTTGTGGGACTTCCCCGACGGCACCCTCGCCGGGCGCGAGGTGGCCGCGTACGAGGTCTCCGAGGTCACCGGCTGGGGCCTCGTGCCGCCGACCGTGCTGCGGGAGGGACCGTACGGCGAGGGCATGTGCCAGCTGTGGATCGAGACGGCCCCCGAGGCCGAGCTGCTCGCCCTCGTCGACGCGCAGGAGCCCGGGCCGGGCTGGAAGGCCGTCGGGTTCGCCGACGTCGGCGAGGGCCGCACCGCGCTCCTGGTGCACGCGGACGACGAACGGCTCAGACGGCTCGCCGTCCTCGACGCGGTGATCAACAACGCCGACCGCAAGGGCGGCCATCTGCTGCCCACCGCCGACGGCCGGCTCTACGGCATCGACCACGGCGTCACCTTCAACGCCGAGAACAAGCTGCGCACCCTGCTGTGGGGCTGGGCGGGGGAGCCGTTGACCGGCGAGGCCGTGGACGTGCTCAAGGGCCTCAAGGGCGCCCTGGAACCGGACGGGCGACTGACGGCCGCCCTGAGCGCACTGATCACCCCCGCCGAACTCGACGCCACGCGCGCGCGTACCGAGGCGCTGCTGGAGGCGGGCACACACCCCGAGCCGACGGGCGACTGGCCGGCGATCCCCTGGCCTCCCGTGTAG
- the glpK gene encoding glycerol kinase GlpK codes for MTDAHTAGPFIAAIDQGTTSSRCIVFDRDGRIVSVDQKEHEQIFPKPGWVEHDADEIWTNVQEVVAGAIDKAGITRDDIKAIGITNQRETTLLWDKNTGRPVHNAIVWQDTRTDALCRELGRNVGQDRFRRETGLPLASYFAGPKARWLLDNVEGLRERAEAGDILFGTMDSWVIWNLTGGVDGGKHYTDVTNASRTMLMNLHTLEWDAKIAESIGVPLAMLPEIRSSAEVYGEVSGGRLGDLLGGIPVASALGDQQAALFGQTCFAEGEAKSTYGTGTFMLLNTGEKIINSYSGLLTTVGYRIGDQKPVYALEGSIAVTGSLVQWMRDQMGLISTAAEIETLALSVEDNGGAYFVPAFSGLFAPYWRSDARGVIAGLTRYVTKAHLARAVLEATAWQTREITDAMTKDSGVELAALKVDGGMTSNNLLMQTLSDFLDAPVVRPMVAETTCLGAAYAAGLAVGFWTNTDDLRANWRRAAEWTPRMDAETRDREYKSWLKAVERTMGWLEDEE; via the coding sequence GTGACCGACGCGCACACCGCCGGCCCCTTCATCGCCGCCATCGACCAGGGGACCACCTCCTCGCGCTGCATCGTCTTCGACCGGGACGGCCGGATCGTCTCCGTCGACCAGAAGGAACACGAGCAGATCTTCCCGAAGCCGGGCTGGGTCGAGCACGACGCCGACGAGATCTGGACCAACGTCCAGGAAGTCGTCGCCGGAGCCATCGACAAGGCCGGCATCACCCGTGACGACATCAAGGCCATCGGCATCACCAACCAGCGTGAGACCACGCTGCTGTGGGACAAGAACACCGGCCGGCCCGTCCACAACGCCATCGTCTGGCAGGACACCCGCACCGACGCCCTCTGCCGTGAGCTCGGCCGCAACGTCGGCCAGGACCGCTTCCGCCGGGAGACGGGCCTGCCGCTGGCCTCCTACTTCGCCGGCCCCAAGGCCCGCTGGCTGCTCGACAACGTCGAGGGCCTGCGCGAGCGCGCCGAGGCGGGCGACATCCTCTTCGGCACCATGGACAGCTGGGTCATCTGGAACCTGACCGGTGGCGTGGACGGCGGCAAGCACTACACCGACGTCACCAACGCCTCCCGCACCATGCTGATGAACCTCCACACCCTGGAGTGGGACGCCAAGATCGCCGAGTCCATCGGCGTCCCGCTGGCGATGCTGCCCGAGATCCGCTCCTCCGCCGAGGTCTACGGCGAGGTCAGCGGCGGCAGGCTCGGCGACCTGCTCGGCGGCATCCCGGTCGCCTCCGCGCTCGGCGACCAGCAGGCGGCCCTGTTCGGCCAGACCTGCTTCGCCGAGGGCGAGGCCAAGTCGACGTACGGCACCGGCACGTTCATGCTGCTGAACACCGGCGAGAAGATCATCAACTCGTACTCCGGCCTGCTGACCACCGTCGGCTACCGCATCGGCGACCAGAAGCCGGTCTACGCCCTCGAGGGCTCGATCGCCGTCACCGGTTCGCTGGTGCAGTGGATGCGCGACCAGATGGGCCTGATCTCCACCGCCGCCGAGATCGAGACGCTCGCGCTCTCCGTCGAGGACAACGGCGGCGCCTACTTCGTGCCGGCCTTCTCCGGACTGTTCGCCCCCTACTGGCGCTCCGACGCCCGCGGTGTGATCGCCGGCCTCACCCGGTACGTCACCAAGGCGCACCTCGCGCGCGCCGTCCTGGAGGCCACGGCCTGGCAGACCCGCGAGATCACCGACGCCATGACGAAGGACTCCGGCGTCGAGCTCGCGGCCCTCAAGGTCGACGGCGGCATGACCTCCAACAACCTGCTGATGCAGACCCTCTCGGACTTCCTGGACGCGCCCGTGGTGCGCCCGATGGTCGCCGAGACGACCTGCCTCGGCGCCGCCTACGCCGCCGGCCTCGCCGTCGGCTTCTGGACCAACACCGACGACCTGCGCGCCAACTGGCGACGGGCCGCCGAGTGGACCCCCCGCATGGACGCGGAGACCCGCGACCGTGAGTACAAGAGCTGGCTCAAGGCCGTCGAGCGGACCATGGGCTGGCTCGAGGACGAGGAGTAA
- a CDS encoding ferritin-like domain-containing protein — translation MLSAKSLFQEIIDHDASFALFCSIAAGGESQGGWENARIAELVPQSERDLAPRIARHGADEDKHGRIFNALMRKRGLDPVPVPPETDYTMLLERRGIGLAHDRLIAKKPLSVPDIVTYLSHSRVTEQRAAEQMELLRRHFTDHPDIGRAVKMISNDEDNHLAYCHEELLRFARAGHGRVIQRTLRACALAEIRVYRDVSLAVMDHMGRILGWPKAKSAVLAAGIHAVYAWERVAGWRRMVSLEMPERRDALGGPATTAPEFA, via the coding sequence ATGCTTTCGGCCAAGAGTCTGTTCCAGGAGATCATCGACCACGACGCGTCCTTCGCGCTGTTCTGTTCCATCGCCGCCGGCGGCGAGTCGCAGGGCGGCTGGGAGAACGCCCGGATCGCCGAGCTCGTCCCGCAGAGCGAACGCGACCTCGCCCCGAGGATCGCCCGTCACGGCGCCGACGAGGACAAGCACGGGCGGATCTTCAACGCCCTGATGCGCAAACGCGGCCTGGACCCGGTCCCCGTCCCGCCGGAGACCGACTACACGATGCTCCTGGAGCGGCGTGGCATCGGTCTCGCCCACGACCGGCTCATCGCGAAGAAGCCGCTGAGCGTGCCGGACATCGTGACCTACCTCTCCCACAGCCGCGTCACCGAACAGCGCGCCGCCGAACAGATGGAGCTGCTGCGCAGGCACTTCACCGACCACCCCGACATCGGCCGCGCGGTGAAGATGATCTCGAACGACGAGGACAACCACCTCGCCTACTGCCACGAGGAGCTGCTGCGTTTCGCCCGCGCGGGCCACGGCCGGGTCATCCAGCGCACCCTGCGCGCCTGCGCGCTCGCCGAGATCCGCGTCTACCGGGACGTCAGCCTCGCCGTCATGGACCACATGGGCCGCATCCTCGGCTGGCCCAAGGCGAAGTCGGCCGTCCTCGCGGCCGGCATCCACGCCGTGTACGCGTGGGAGCGGGTCGCGGGCTGGCGGCGGATGGTGTCCCTGGAGATGCCCGAACGCCGTGACGCGCTCGGCGGCCCGGCGACCACCGCCCCCGAGTTCGCCTGA
- a CDS encoding FadR/GntR family transcriptional regulator has product MAVTDEAIEKIKGMIVSGALRPGDRLPKESELAADLGLSRNSLREAVRALSLIRILDVRQGDGTYVTSLDPQLLLEALSFVVDFHRDDTVLEFLAVRRILEPAATAMAALRISEQQLDALDAQLDKLGAEPSVEELVAGDLEFHRGIVQSAGNSVLCSLLDGLSGPTTRARIWRGLTQEDAVSGTLREHRAILAALRDRDAEAARSWATVHIASVEQWLRSTL; this is encoded by the coding sequence ATGGCAGTCACCGACGAGGCGATCGAGAAGATCAAGGGCATGATCGTCTCGGGTGCGCTGCGCCCCGGCGACCGGCTGCCCAAGGAGAGCGAGCTGGCCGCCGACCTCGGGCTGTCCCGCAACTCCCTGCGGGAGGCGGTGCGCGCGCTGTCGCTGATCCGGATCCTGGACGTGCGCCAGGGCGACGGCACCTATGTCACCAGCCTCGACCCGCAACTGCTGCTGGAGGCGCTGAGTTTCGTCGTCGACTTCCACCGCGACGACACGGTCCTGGAGTTCCTGGCGGTGCGCCGCATACTGGAGCCGGCCGCCACGGCGATGGCGGCCCTGCGCATCAGCGAGCAGCAGCTGGACGCCCTGGACGCCCAGTTGGACAAGCTCGGCGCCGAGCCCTCGGTGGAGGAACTCGTCGCGGGCGACCTGGAGTTCCACCGGGGCATCGTGCAGAGCGCCGGCAACTCGGTGCTGTGCTCGTTGCTCGACGGACTGTCCGGACCCACCACACGGGCCCGGATCTGGCGCGGGCTGACCCAGGAGGACGCCGTCTCCGGCACCCTGCGGGAGCACCGGGCGATCCTGGCGGCCCTGCGCGACCGGGACGCGGAGGCGGCCAGGTCGTGGGCGACGGTCCACATCGCGAGCGTGGAGCAGTGGCTGCGGTCCACTCTGTGA